In a single window of the Acyrthosiphon pisum isolate AL4f chromosome X, pea_aphid_22Mar2018_4r6ur, whole genome shotgun sequence genome:
- the LOC100162785 gene encoding histone deacetylase complex subunit SAP30 homolog: MNQNGFSTGEEESRGPLDMICCLQEDGFRCQRQAGTASYTKKIRDTVRQFKLHLDAVARHTYICDHHKSMIQSAKTLKPSSQDEGPEIDFSQLPMNTLRRYIKHFKVVTKPNLNKAQMAKTLVNHLKTMSVNEKEALTFFIYTIKTNGNKLDQKNGNKNSDTPS; encoded by the exons ATGAACCAAAACGGTTTTAGTACCGGTGAAGAAGAATCACGTGGCCCACTTGATATGATATGCTGTTTACAAGAAGACGGATTTCGGTGTCAACGACAAGCTGGAACTGCttcttatactaaaaaaattcgCGACACTGTCAGACAATTTAAGTTACATTTGGATGCTGtc gcgAGACACACCTATATTTGTGATCATCACAAGAGTATGATTCAAAGCGCTAAAACGCTAAAACCATCTAGTCAAGATGAAGGACCGGAGATAGACTTTTCACAGCTACCGATGAATACGCTTAGGcgttatataaaacatttcaaaGTAGTGACCAAACCGAATCTGAATAAAGCCCAAATGGCaaag ACTTTggtaaaccatttaaaaacaatgtcaGTTAACGAAAAAGAAGCCCTTACATTCTTCATATACACAATCAAGACGAATGGCAACAAATTGGatcaaaaaaatggaaataaaaattcagATACACCGTCATAG